A DNA window from Verrucomicrobiia bacterium contains the following coding sequences:
- a CDS encoding DUF1501 domain-containing protein → MNTHSHPRRCDGVIPGVYSRRDLLKKLTTTGFGYAAFAGLASQAALAESPRPGSEKSLLLPRKPHFTPRAQRVIFLGMEGAPSHHDTFDFKPKLIEDDGKPGRDNEERSIIPPQFAFKQHGRSGAWVSELFPHIASKVDEITFLKGMWTNAPALHPQAWPALHTGSPVFVRPSMGSWVLYGLGTVNQNLPGFISIKPALAIGGGQPYEAAFLPSVFSATRIGDSKTPIQKCDVSNIVNRAPTARSQRAQLDFLQAQNRELLEDGSLNPQVEGIIESYELAFKMQAEVPDVTDLSKESQATFDLYGIGQEETDDFGRQCLLARRFAEAGVRFIEVCYDDWDHHGQLVSGLKKSCRATDQPIAALLTDLKQRGLLEDTLVLWGGEFGRTADSPKPDGRDHNNKGWTMWMAGAGVKQGFTYGATDDYGIDAVEGRMDYHDLHATLLYSLGLDHEKLTYRYGGRDFRLTDVFGEVHKDIFA, encoded by the coding sequence ATGAACACACACTCCCATCCCCGCCGCTGCGACGGCGTTATTCCTGGCGTCTACTCCCGACGCGATCTGCTCAAGAAGCTGACGACCACCGGCTTCGGCTATGCCGCATTTGCCGGGCTGGCCAGTCAGGCGGCTCTGGCCGAGTCCCCGCGGCCTGGGTCCGAGAAAAGCCTGCTGCTTCCTCGCAAGCCCCATTTCACCCCACGCGCCCAGCGGGTGATTTTTCTGGGGATGGAGGGTGCGCCGTCGCACCACGACACCTTCGATTTCAAGCCGAAGCTGATCGAGGATGATGGCAAGCCGGGGCGGGACAACGAGGAGCGATCCATCATCCCCCCCCAGTTCGCCTTCAAGCAGCACGGTCGGAGTGGCGCCTGGGTCTCTGAATTGTTTCCGCACATCGCCTCCAAGGTGGACGAGATCACCTTCCTCAAGGGCATGTGGACCAACGCTCCCGCGCTTCACCCCCAGGCATGGCCCGCGCTCCACACCGGCAGTCCGGTTTTCGTGCGGCCCTCGATGGGATCCTGGGTGTTGTACGGGCTCGGGACGGTGAACCAGAACCTGCCCGGGTTCATCAGCATCAAACCGGCACTCGCCATTGGCGGCGGCCAGCCCTACGAGGCGGCGTTTCTACCCTCGGTGTTCTCTGCAACCCGGATTGGGGATTCGAAGACGCCCATCCAGAAGTGCGACGTCAGCAACATTGTGAATCGTGCGCCGACGGCGAGGAGCCAGCGTGCCCAGCTCGATTTTCTGCAGGCGCAGAACCGTGAATTGCTTGAGGACGGGAGTCTGAACCCGCAGGTCGAGGGCATCATCGAGTCGTATGAACTGGCCTTCAAAATGCAGGCCGAGGTTCCCGACGTCACCGACCTTTCAAAGGAATCTCAGGCGACCTTTGACCTATACGGCATCGGACAGGAGGAGACCGATGACTTCGGGCGCCAGTGCCTGCTGGCGAGGCGGTTTGCCGAGGCGGGGGTGCGATTCATTGAAGTCTGCTACGATGACTGGGATCACCACGGCCAGCTTGTCAGCGGTCTCAAGAAGAGCTGCCGCGCCACGGACCAGCCCATCGCTGCGCTCCTGACCGATTTGAAGCAGCGTGGGCTTCTCGAGGACACCCTGGTGCTTTGGGGCGGCGAGTTTGGGCGGACGGCGGACAGCCCCAAGCCGGACGGTCGCGACCACAACAACAAGGGTTGGACCATGTGGATGGCGGGCGCTGGTGTGAAGCAGGGCTTCACCTACGGGGCGACCGACGACTATGGCATTGACGCGGTGGAGGGTCGCATGGACTACCACGACCTGCACGCCACGCTGCTTTATAGCCTGGGCCTTGATCACGAGAAGCTCACCTATCGGTACGGTGGTCGGGATTTCCGGCTGACTGATGTGTTTGGTGAGGTCCACAAGGACATTTTCGCCTGA
- a CDS encoding PSD1 domain-containing protein codes for MKNAPSNQSRNRSSIALLSFAALSLSLSAAKPGKNFTPEQIEFFEKKIRPVLVDKCYECHSEESGRMKGDFVLDSRDGIRIGGERGPGIVPFKPDDSFVIRAIRQEGRLAMPPEKRGGMLPDEVIADFEKWVEMGAPDPRDASKVASSEPPKPDKPVDWDKEREFWAFQKPRATPPPAVRERRWPKTDIDRFVLAKLEEKGLQPVSDADRRTLVRRVYYDLTGLPPSPEQVDAFANDRSDDALEKLVDQLLSSPRFGEHWGRAWLDVARYGESTGLDRNLNYPYAWKYRDYVINAFNADKPYDRFIHEQIAGDLLPAADQSERDQLLIATGFLAIGPKGLNETRPKYSKFQVVDDQIDVTTRGFLGLTVSCARCHDHKFDPIPTRDYHALAGIFSSTDTLYGTVGGRGNRRPTPLLGLAGNPDRDVLNGGGPTPNMAVNTNANFNGRTNEFGGRRGGTNNLAGRRGPRGTNAEPVERVPARGPYAMGVRDLDPVESPIYFRGDLSKPKEITPRGFLRIVALQDAPAVPEDSSGRLEYAQWLTHPDNPLTARVAVNRAWQQLFGVGIVETSDNFGRLGSAPTHPELLDYLAIQFATVQQWSVKQLVRSLVLTRTYQLSSQASAKALETDPENTLLWRASPRRLKAESLRDSILAASGRLDLNPPEGAVTADFGDGYYGVNIWPTDFPQDFPKRSVYLPVPRDVVPEELSLFDFPNPNLVSSRRESTTTPSQALYLMNNPFVQSESVHLARRILATQGSDDSRVREVYKTALLREPTPPEIKRAQQFLKEQEANYLGSDDLSSLTTEEEDGSLTLEIVSAAVRPNGAPAEVVTRTSKAAAIEKPGNQQEAALSLLVQALFATAEFRYLR; via the coding sequence ATGAAAAACGCTCCATCCAATCAGTCCCGGAATCGAAGTTCGATTGCCTTGCTGTCCTTCGCGGCGTTGTCGCTGTCGCTTTCAGCGGCCAAGCCGGGCAAGAACTTCACACCCGAACAGATCGAGTTTTTCGAGAAGAAGATCCGGCCCGTGCTGGTGGACAAATGCTACGAATGTCACTCCGAGGAGAGCGGCAGGATGAAGGGGGACTTCGTGCTGGATTCGCGTGATGGCATCCGGATTGGCGGCGAGCGCGGCCCGGGCATTGTGCCATTCAAGCCGGATGACAGCTTCGTGATCCGTGCGATCCGCCAGGAAGGGCGGCTGGCGATGCCTCCGGAGAAAAGGGGGGGGATGCTGCCGGACGAGGTCATCGCCGACTTCGAGAAGTGGGTGGAGATGGGGGCTCCGGATCCGCGGGACGCCTCCAAGGTGGCCAGTTCGGAGCCGCCCAAACCCGACAAGCCGGTGGATTGGGACAAGGAGCGGGAATTCTGGGCTTTTCAGAAACCCCGGGCCACACCGCCGCCGGCCGTTCGTGAGCGCCGATGGCCGAAGACGGACATTGACCGGTTCGTTCTGGCGAAGCTGGAGGAGAAGGGGCTTCAACCGGTTTCCGATGCGGACCGGCGCACGCTGGTGCGCCGTGTGTACTATGATCTCACCGGGCTGCCGCCCTCGCCGGAGCAGGTGGACGCCTTCGCCAATGACCGGTCAGACGATGCCCTGGAGAAGCTGGTGGACCAGTTGCTGAGCTCGCCGCGCTTTGGCGAGCATTGGGGGCGCGCCTGGCTGGATGTCGCACGGTATGGCGAGTCCACCGGCCTGGACCGGAACTTGAACTATCCCTACGCATGGAAGTACCGGGATTACGTCATAAACGCATTCAATGCGGACAAGCCCTATGACCGGTTCATTCACGAGCAGATCGCCGGTGACCTGCTGCCGGCCGCGGATCAATCCGAGCGCGATCAACTTCTCATTGCCACCGGGTTCCTCGCCATTGGTCCCAAGGGACTGAATGAGACGCGGCCCAAGTATTCCAAGTTTCAGGTCGTGGACGATCAGATTGACGTCACCACCCGCGGATTCCTCGGTCTCACGGTCAGTTGCGCCCGGTGCCATGACCACAAGTTCGATCCCATTCCCACCCGCGACTACCACGCGCTCGCCGGCATCTTCTCCAGCACGGACACCCTTTACGGAACGGTGGGTGGCCGTGGCAATCGGCGTCCGACGCCGCTGCTCGGCCTCGCCGGGAATCCCGACCGGGACGTCCTCAACGGCGGTGGTCCCACACCCAACATGGCGGTCAACACCAATGCCAATTTCAACGGGCGCACCAACGAGTTCGGCGGCCGGCGGGGCGGAACCAACAACCTTGCCGGCAGGCGGGGACCCCGGGGCACGAACGCGGAACCGGTCGAACGGGTGCCGGCGCGCGGACCGTATGCGATGGGTGTCCGGGATCTCGATCCGGTGGAATCGCCGATCTATTTCCGGGGCGACCTTTCCAAGCCCAAGGAGATCACGCCGCGCGGCTTTCTACGCATCGTCGCTCTCCAGGATGCTCCGGCGGTCCCCGAGGACAGCAGCGGCCGGCTGGAATACGCGCAGTGGCTGACGCATCCCGACAATCCTTTGACGGCACGCGTGGCGGTAAACCGCGCATGGCAGCAGCTCTTTGGAGTGGGCATCGTTGAAACGTCTGACAATTTCGGACGGCTGGGCTCCGCACCCACGCATCCGGAGTTGCTCGACTACCTCGCCATCCAATTCGCAACCGTTCAGCAATGGTCCGTGAAGCAGTTGGTGCGATCGCTGGTTCTGACGCGCACCTACCAGCTCAGCTCACAGGCCAGTGCAAAGGCGCTTGAGACCGATCCCGAAAACACGCTGCTTTGGCGCGCCTCACCCCGGCGGCTGAAGGCCGAATCGCTCCGGGATTCGATCCTGGCCGCCAGCGGCCGGCTGGATCTCAATCCGCCGGAGGGGGCCGTCACGGCGGATTTCGGTGACGGCTACTACGGCGTCAACATCTGGCCCACGGATTTCCCCCAGGACTTCCCCAAGCGCAGCGTGTACCTGCCCGTTCCCCGCGATGTGGTGCCCGAAGAGTTGTCGTTGTTCGACTTCCCGAATCCAAACCTGGTCAGTTCCCGGCGGGAGAGCACTACGACTCCGAGCCAGGCGCTCTACCTCATGAACAATCCGTTTGTGCAGTCGGAATCCGTGCACCTCGCCCGTCGCATCCTTGCGACCCAGGGTTCGGATGACAGTCGTGTTCGGGAGGTGTACAAGACCGCGCTCCTGCGCGAGCCGACGCCGCCGGAAATCAAGCGGGCGCAGCAATTCCTCAAGGAGCAGGAGGCCAACTACCTGGGGTCGGACGACCTGAGCAGTCTGACCACCGAGGAGGAGGATGGCTCGCTCACCCTGGAGATTGTATCGGCAGCGGTTCGCCCCAACGGGGCCCCGGCCGAAGTGGTCACGCGCACCTCCAAGGCCGCGGCGATCGAGAAGCCGGGGAACCAACAGGAGGCGGCCTTGTCTCTGTTGGTCCAAGCCCTCTTCGCCACCGCCGAATTCCGATATCTTCGTTGA